A region of Oceanivirga salmonicida DNA encodes the following proteins:
- a CDS encoding M24 family metallopeptidase, producing MEKIKYIQKILREKNIDAAIITKPTNIYYLTGFSCDPHERLLALIIGKDKISLLVPAMEFESAKSSLRVKLDLTSYLDTEDGYANLFKLTGKLENVLLEKTHLTIDRLERIQKIFEIKSFNECDNLIADMRKYKSSDEIEKLIEATRLSDIAIDIAKNNLREGITELELKSIIEFEMKKLGVKSMSFDTIVLFGKNAANPHGESGTTKLKKGDYALFDLGVWYEGYASDETRTFEFGKVSDEAKTIYELVKKANMEAIKACKPGMKFSEIDKIARDIITEGGYGEYFTHRLGHGLGMEVHEFPDVSQSTDDILEENMVFTIEPGIYKPGVAGVRIEDDIVVTKDGCMVLTKYEK from the coding sequence ATGGAAAAGATTAAATATATACAAAAAATATTAAGAGAAAAAAATATAGATGCTGCAATAATTACTAAACCTACTAATATATATTATTTAACAGGTTTTAGTTGTGATCCACACGAAAGATTATTAGCACTTATTATTGGTAAAGATAAAATCTCTTTATTAGTTCCTGCAATGGAATTTGAAAGTGCAAAAAGTAGTCTAAGAGTTAAATTAGATTTAACTTCTTATCTTGACACAGAAGATGGTTATGCTAATTTATTTAAACTTACAGGTAAATTAGAAAATGTTCTACTTGAAAAAACTCATTTAACTATTGATAGATTAGAAAGAATACAAAAAATATTTGAAATTAAATCATTTAATGAATGTGATAATCTAATTGCAGATATGAGAAAATATAAGTCTAGTGATGAAATAGAAAAGTTAATTGAAGCAACAAGGTTATCTGATATAGCAATTGATATTGCTAAAAATAATTTAAGAGAAGGCATCACTGAATTAGAACTAAAATCTATAATAGAATTTGAAATGAAAAAATTAGGTGTTAAATCTATGTCATTTGATACTATAGTATTGTTTGGTAAAAATGCTGCTAATCCACATGGAGAAAGTGGCACTACAAAATTAAAAAAAGGAGACTATGCTCTATTTGACCTAGGTGTATGGTATGAAGGATATGCCTCAGACGAGACTAGAACCTTTGAATTTGGAAAAGTTAGCGATGAAGCTAAAACTATATACGAATTAGTCAAAAAAGCCAATATGGAAGCAATTAAGGCTTGTAAGCCAGGTATGAAATTTAGCGAGATTGACAAAATTGCAAGAGACATTATAACAGAAGGTGGGTATGGAGAATATTTCACTCATAGATTAGGACATGGTCTTGGTATGGAAGTACATGAATTTCCAGATGTTTCTCAAAGTACTGATGACATATTAGAGGAAAACATGGTATTTACAATAGAACCTGGAATTTATAAACCTGGTGTTGCAGGAGTTAGAATAGAAGATGATATAGTAGTTACCAAAGATGGTTGTATGGTACTTACTAAATATGAAAAATAG